The genomic window GCTGGCGGTTCGGCGGCCTTGCGCCGCCCGCCGTTCCACCGTCCAGGCGACGAGGAACAGCAGCAGGGCATAAACAAGCGCAACGCTTAGCGACAACCAGGACATGGTCTTCCAGCTCCCCCGCCCCCATCGGCGGCCTTGGCTCACCATGCCATATCAGGCAGCCGCGCGGCAGTAGCCAAAGGTCTAGCTGGTTCGGCCCGGCGTTCGGATGCTCGCCAAGGAGGGCGCGGCCCCCGCCGAACCCCTTTCGTTCTAAACGGACGCACCCGTCAACATCCAGAAAACCCCGCAGCCATGCAGGGCGCGGCCGGACAAACAAATGGAAGGTGCAGGAGGGGTAAGCCCCTCCTGCGTAATCATATCCCAGATAACAGACCTTACGCTCGTTCGCGGAAGGCGGTGAACCGGATGTCCTTGTTCTCCTCCGCCGCGCGGTCGAGCCGCCACTGGCTGCGGGCCATGTAGACCGGGTGGCCGTCGCGGTCCTCCGCCATGTCGGAGCGGTTGGCTTCCATGAAGCGCTTGAGTGCCTGCGGGTCCTCGCTCGTCACCCAGCGGGCGACTTCGTAGGGCGATTCCTCAAAGCCGATCTCCACCTTGTATTCGGCAAGCGCGCGGGAGGCGAGCACCTCCAGCTGGAGCGCACCGACGACGCCGACGATCCAGTTGGAACCGATGGACGGGCGGAACACCTGAATGACGCCTTCCTCGGAGAGATCCTGCAACGCCTGCCGCATGGGCTTCACCCGCAGCGGATCGCCCAGGCGCACGCGGCGCAGGATGTCCGGCGCGAAGTTGGGAATGCCGGTGAAGCGCAGCTCCTCCCCTTCGGTCAGCGTATCACCCACGCGCAGCGTGCCGTGGTTGGGGATGCCGATGATATCCCCCGGCATCGCCTCTTCCACCAGTTCGCGGTCCTGCGCGAAGAAGAAGATGGGGTTGTTGACCGCAAGCGTCTTGCCGGTGCCGATCTGCTTCAGCTTCATGCCGCGCTTGAACCGGCCCGAGCACAGGCGGAAGAAGGCCACCCGGTCCCGATGGTTCGGGTCCATGTTGGCCTGCACCTTGAACACGAAGCCGCTCACCTTGGGCTCGCTCGCCTCGACGGCGCGCGGCTCGGCGGGCTGGGTGCGGGGAGAAGGCGCCAGGGAGCCGATCGCGTCCAGCAGCTGCTCGACCGAGAAGTCCTTCAGCGCCGAGCCGAAGAACACGGGGGTGAGATCACCGTTGAGATAGGCTTCCCGGTCCGGCTCCGGATAGGCGGACTGGGCCAGCTCGGCGGTTTCGCGGAACTCGGCCAGCACGTCGGCGGGCACGGCCTTGTCCAGTGCCGCGTCGTGCACGCCCGAGAGCGGCACATACTTGTCGTAGGCCCCGCCCCGGCCGTGGCTGGAGGCGAGGAATTCGTTCTTCCGCAGGTCGTAGACGCCGTGGAAGGTCGAGCCTGCGCCGATCGGCCAGTTCATCGGCGTCACGTCCAGCGCCAGCGTATTCTCGATCTCGTCCAGCAACTCGAACGGGCTTTTGGATTCCCGGTCGATCTTGTTGATATAGGTGATGATCGGGATGTTGCGGATGCGGCAGACTTCCAGCAGCTTGCGGGTCTGGCTCTCGATACCCTTGGCCGCGTCGATCACCATAACCGCGCTGTCGACCGCCGTCAGGGTGCGGTAGGTGTCTTCCGAGAAGTCCTCGTGGCCCGGCGTGTCGAGCAGGTTGAAGGTGATGCCGCCGCGCTCGAACGTCATCACCGAGGAGGTGACGGAGATGCCGCGGTTCTTCTCAATATCCATCCAGTCCGAGCGGGCACGGCGGCGCTCGCCGCGCGCCTTCACCTGCCCCGCCAGCCGGATCGCGCCGCCGAACAGCAGCAGCTTTTCGGTGAGCGTGGTTTTACCGGCGTCCGGGTGCGCGATGATCGCGAAGGTGCGCCGGTCGCTGGCGTTCTCCGGCCGCCCCGCCGGGCTCCGGGTCGCCTCGCCTGCCTCGGCGCCTGCCCTCACGGTGGTCGTTGCGATCTGGTCGTCGTCGAAACTGGTCACTGCGGATGCTACTCGCTCTGGTTTGCCGAGGGTGGCGGGGTGGATGCAAATTGGCCGCATTCAAAGCATGAGGGCCGTTCCAAGGCCAGCCCGAAATTTACGGGATACCCCTGGGACGGGTCGAAACCGGGCTGAATGTCTGGCTATGCCTGCCGGAAGAGATGGGTGGCCCCTGCCCCCGGCGCAACTGAGGCAATGGGCAGCAGCCTTGCGCCTCTTACTCGATGAAGGCCACGGGGGCCGTGTCGTCGGGCTTCTGGGCCATTTCCGAGAGGCTGGGAATGAAGGCCGAGGCGAGCCCCAGGAGGGCCGCCATGGCCAGGATTGCGGCAAAGAACGCTTTCACGAGCACGCCCATCAGCCTGTTGTCCTTCCTGTGCGTCTGTTTGCGCCTACCGGGTTGCAGCCGGCCTGGCTTCGGATTCCGGCATCTTCTCCGGCGCTTTTGGAGTGGTGGTGTAGAGGTAGACATTGCCCAGCAGCACCAGGCCCGCCACCACCATCAGGATACCGCGCAGCCGCTCCTTGCCGTGCTGCCGCACCGTCAGCCGCACGCCAAAGACGATGAGGATGAACGACACGAGCACCGCGGCGGATATGGCAAAGTTCCAGAAACTGCTCATCGGTTATCCCTGTTCATGCAGGCTGAAACGCTTCGCCCAGCGCCTGGGCAACGGCGGCCCGCCAGCCCGTCAACCTAGCCATGCGCGCGTCATCTTCAAGTCCTGGTTCGAAGCGGCGGTCCGGCTGCCACAGCGCGCCGGCCTCCGCCACGCTGCCGAGCATCCCGCAGCCGGCCCCCGCCAGGATGGCCGCGCCCAGCGCCGTCGTCTCGGTGACGGCGGGCCGCTCCACCGTCAGGCCGAGCATATCGGCCAGATCCTGCGCCATCCAGTCGTTGACCGCCATGCCTCCGTCGATCCGCATGACCTGCGGTTCCACCCCGTCCTGACGAAAGGCCCTCATGAGGTCGTGGGTCTGGTAGCTCATCGCCTCGAGGCAGGCCCGAACGATATGGGCGCGCGTTGCCCCGAAGGTAAGGCCGGTCAGCAGCGCCCGCGCGTCCGGCCGCCAGTAGGGCGCGCCGAGGCCGACGAACGCGGGCACCAGATAGACCCCTTCCGTGGAGGAGACCGAGCGGGCCAGCCGTTCCGTCTCGTCCGCCTCGATGACGAGCCCCACCTGGTCCCTCAGCCATTTGACCGCGCTGCCGGCCACAAAGATGCTGCCCTCCAGCGCGTAGGACGCCTTGCCGTCAATCCGCCACGCCACCGTTGCCAGCAGCCGGTTCTGCGACAGCCGGGGCGCATCGCCCACATGGGCCAGCACGAAGCCGCCGGTGCCGTAGGTCGCCTTCACCGTGCCCGGCGTCACGCAGGCCTGGCCGATGGCCGCCGCCTGCTGGTCCCCCGCGACGCCGCAGATGGGAATGGCGCGACCGAACAGCTCGGGCTGCGTGTCGCCCAGGTGCCCCGCGCTATCCACGATTTCCGGGAGGATGCCGCGTGGCACGCCGAACAGATCGCACAGGTCCTCCCGCCACTGGCAGGTGGCGAGATCCATCAGCTGGGTGCGGGCGGCGTTGGTGGCGTCCGTCACGAACAGGCCGCCGGTCAGGCGGAAGATCAGGTAACTGTCCACCGTCCCCGCCGCCAGCCGTCCGGCCGCCAGCAAATCCTTCAGCTCCGGCCGGTGTTTCAGCGCCCAGCCCATCTTGGTGGCGGAGAAGTAGGGATCGATCGGCAGGCCTGTGGCGGCCGTCACCACCTCCCCGTGGCCCTCGGCCTCCAGTTCGGCGCAAATGCTTGCCGTGCGCCGGTCCTGCCACACGATGGCCGGGCCCATAGGCTCGCCCGTCGCCTTGTCCCAGAAGACGATGGTCTCGCGTTGGTTGGTAAGGCCGATGGCACTGATGCGCTGATGCCCGCCCACCTGGGCAATGGCAGCGCGGGTGGCGGCCAGCGTCTGCTCCCAGATCTCGCGCGGGTCATGCTCCACCCAGCCCGGCCGGGGATAATGCTGGGTCAGTGCCCGCGTGGCGGTGGCAACGGGCCAGCCCTTGCGGTCGAACACCATGGCGCGGGTGGAGGTGGTGCCTTCGTCGATGGCGAGCAGCAAATCGGTCATGACGGCAATGTAGCGGCCCTGGCGGCAGGGGCAACACCACACGCACCCCCCCATAATTTCCTTATGGTTCATATGATATTAACCATAAATGCGCCAAGGTCCACCAGTCGGTACGCAGAGGTAACGTTCTCTGCGCCGGCAAATACGACAGTCCAAACTGAAAAACGCCCGGGAGTAAGTCTCCCGGGCGTCTTCTTTTCAGCCGTTGGCGCCCTGCCCTTATTCGGGCAGTACCACGCGGATGGAAAGTTCGCGCAGCTGCTTCGGCGACACTTCCGACGGCGCGTTCATCATCAGGTCTTCCGCCCGCTGGTTCATCGGGAAGACGATGACCTCGCGGATGTTCGGCTCATCGGCCAGCAGCATGACGATGCGGTCAACGCCCGGTGCCGAGCCGCCGTGCGGCGGCGCACCCAGCTTGAAGGCGTTGATCATGCCGCCGAACTTCTCGTCCACGTCCGCCTTGGTGTACCCGGCGATCTCGAACGCCTTGTACATGATCTCCGGCTTGTGGTTCCGGATCGCGCCCGAGGACAGCTCCACGCCGTTGCAGACGATGTCGTACTGGTAGGCTAGGATCTCCAGCGGGTGCTTGGTCTCCAGCGCCTCCATCTCGCCCTGCGGCATGGAGAACGGGTTGTGCGAGAAGATGACCTTCTTCTCCTGCTCGTCGTACTCGAACATGGGGAAGTCGACGATCCAGCAGAACTCGAAGCGGTTCTCGTCGATGAGGCCCAGTTCGTGGCCGACGCGGGTGCGGGCGAGGCCCGCCAGCTTGGCGGCACCGGCTTCCTTGTCGCAGGCGAAGAACACGCCGTCATTGGGGCCGAGGCCAAGCTGGGCGACCAGCTGCTGAACGCGCTCCTCGCCGATGTTCTTGGCGATCGGGCCGCCGGCGACGCCGTCCTTGAAGTTGATGTAGCCAAGGCCCGCGTAGCCTTCCTGACGGGCCCAGTCGTTGGTGCCGTCGAAGAAGCTGCGCGGACGCAGGCCCGCGTCCGGGGCCGGAATGGCGCGCACCACCGCGCCGGTCTCGATCGAGCGGGCGAAGATGCCGAAGCCCGAGCCGCGGAAGATTTCGGTCACGTCCTGAATGACGATCGGGTTCCGCAGGTCCGGCTTGTCGTTGCCGTACTTCAGCATCGATTCCTTGTAGGGAATCCGCTTGAACGGATAGGGGCTGACCGAGCGGCCATTGGCGAACTCCTCGAACACGCCGTGCAGCACCGGCTCGATGGCCGCGAACACGTCTTCCTGCGTCACGAAGCTCATCTCGAAGTCGAGCTGGTAGAACTCGCCTGGGCTCCGGTCGGCGCGGGCGTCTTCATCGCGGAAGCACGGCGCGATCTGGAAGTAGCGGTCAAAGCCCGCCACCATCAGCAGCTGCTTGAACATCTGCGGGGCCTGGGGCAGCGCGTAGAACTTGCCGGGGTGCAGACGGCTCGGCACCAGGAAGTCACGTGCGCCCTCGGGGCTGGAGGCCGTCAGAATCGGCGTCTGGAACTCCTGGAAGCCCTGCTCGATCATGCGGCGGCGAAGCGACGAGATCACGTTCGAGCGCAGGATGATGTTCTTGTGCAGCCGTTCGCGCCGCAGGTCGAGGAAGCGGTAGCGCAGGCGGATGTCTTCCGGATACTCGGCGTCGCCGAACACCGGCATCGGCAGTTCGCTCGCGGCGGAGAGAACCTCCACGCTTTCGGCCTTCACCTCGATGCGGCCGGTGGGCAGGTTGTCGTTGATGGTCTCGGCCGTGCGGGCGACCACGCGGCCATCCACGCGAATCACCGATTCGGAGCGGACGTGCTCGGCATTCTTGAACGCGGCCGAGTCGACGTCGACCACCACCTGCGTCAGGCCGTAATGGTCGCGCAGGTCGATGAACAGCAGGTTGCCGTGATCGCGCTTGCGGTGGACCCAGCCCGACAGGCGGACGGTTTCGCCGACATTGGCTTCGCGGAGTTCTCCGCAGGTATGGGTGCGATAGGCGTGCATGGCAAAAACTCGGTTGTAACCGGAAAAAATTCGGATCGCGGACACACACAGCTTCACGCCCCGTTTGTCAAGGCGCTGCAAGCTGCTACAGCGGTATCCATGAGCGAATATGTACTGATAACGACAACAGAGGACCTGTCGGCGCTGTGCGCCCGGCTGGCCCGGCAACCCTTCGTCGCGCTGGACACCGAGTTCATGCGCGAGAACAGCTACTACCCCGACCTCTGCCTCATCCAGGTGGCCAGCACCGAGGAAGCGGCGATCATCGATCCCAAGGCTCCGCGCCTGTCGCTGGAGCCGCTGTTCACCCTCCTCCACAATGAGGAGGTGCTGAAGGTTGTCCACGCCGGCGGGCAGGACCTCGAGATCTTCCATGGCCTCACCGGCCGGGTCCCTGCCCCGCTGTTCGACACCCAGATCGCGGGCATGGCGCTGGGCTATGGCGAGCAGGTCGGCTACCAGCAGCTCATCGAACAGACGCTCGGCGTTCACCTCAACAAGGGCGCGCGCTTCACGGACTGGAGCCGCCGCCCGCTCGAGCAGCGCCAGCTGGACTACGCCATCGGCGATGTCACCTATCTTGCCCAGGCCTTCCCCAAGCTGCTCGACCGGCTGAAGGCCACGGGGCGCGGCGAATGGCTGGATGAGGAGATGGCCCGGCTGCTCGACCCCTCCAGCTACACCATCGATCCCGAGCAGGTGTGGCGGCGCATGAAGCTGCCCAACCGCAACGCCGAGGTGCTGGGCCGCCTCAAGGCGCTGGCCGCCTGGCGCGAGCGGGAGGCGCAGACCAAGAACCTGCCGCGCAACCGGCTGGTGAAGGATGAGACGCTGACCGACCTCGCCCTGCACCCGCCGCGCGATCAGGGAGCGCTCGCCCGCGTGCGCGGCCTGCCCTCCAGCTGGGGCGGCAATGAGATCGGCGCGCGCCTGCTGGCGGTTCTGGCCAATGCTGAGCCCATGCCGAAGGACGAAATCCCCACCCGCGAGCGGATGACCGCCCTTGGCCGTCAGGCCTCGCTCATCGCTGACCTTCTGAAGCTGTTGCTCAAGATCCGCTGCGAGGAATCCGGCATCGCCCCCAAGCTCGTCTGCCGGGCGGATGAGCTGGAAGCGCTTGCCGGCGGCCAGCGTGAAGGGCTCGCCATTCTGTCGGGCTGGCGGTTCGAGCACTTCGGCAAGGATGCGCTGGCCATGGTCGAGGGTCGCCTCGCCTTCTCCGTACGCGACGGCAGGCTCGACCTGCGCGAGATCGGACCGGCGTAAGCGATTGTTTATGCAGGGGGTCTTAACCCCCTGCACCCCCTTTCGTTCAAAGGGCCGCGTCCTTCATCAAGGGTGCGGCCCTTTTTCTGTTTCGAGCATGGGAACGCACCCGGCCCGAAAAACGAAGGGAGTGCAGAGGGTCCGCGACCCTCTGCAAAGAATCCAACTTCGAACAAGCAAAAACCCCGGCCAGTTTCCTGACCGGGGTTCTCTTTGCTCCTGTCGGGGCGTGGCGCTTAGGCGGCGCGCACCCGGGTGAGGAAGCGGTCCACCTGCGCCCGCAGCTCGTCGGCCTGCTGGCTGAGCGCGCCGGCGGCGTTGAGCACTTCCTGGGCATTGTGGCCGGTGGTCTCGACGCCGGCGGAGATGCCGCCGATGTTGCGGGAGACTTCCTGGGTGCCCTGGGCCACCTGCTGCACGTTGCGGGCGATCTCCTGGGTCGAGGCGCTTTGCTGCTCAACCGCCACCGAGATACCGGCGGAGATCTCGTTGATCTCGCCGATGGTGCCGGCGATGGAGCGGATGGCCGCCACCGACTCTTCGGTTGCCGACTGAATCAGGGCGATCTGGGCGGCGATATCGTTGGTGGCCTGGGTGGTCTGGTTGGCCAGCGACTTCACCTCGCTTGCCACGACCGCGAAGCCGCGGCCGGCATCGCCCGCGCGGGCGGCCTCGATGGTGGCGTTCAGCGCCAGGAGGTTGGTCTGCTCGGCGATCTGGTTGATGAGGTCGACGACCTGGCCGATCTGGCGCGCGCCCTCGACGAGGCCCTGCACCTTGGCGTCGGTGTCCTTGGCGTCGATCACGGCCTTGTCGGCCACGTTCTTCGCCTGCATCACCTGGCGGCGGATCTCGTCGACCGAGCTGGCCAGCTCTTCGCCGGCGGCAGCCACCATCTGCACGTTGGCCGCGGCCTGTTCGGCGGCGCTGGCCACCGTGCCGGCCTGGCGGGTGTTGTCATGGGCAACGCGGGTCATGTCTTCGGAGCTGACGCGCACCTTGTCGGCCGCCTCGGTGAAGGTGGCGATGATCGCGTTGATGGTGGTCTCGAACTCGGCGATGGCCGCTTCCAGCGCGCTCGCCTTGGCAGCCTTGGCGGCGGATTCGGCCGCTTCGCGCTTGCGCTCTTCCTCAAGGCGGGCAGCTTCCTCGGCGCGGTGGCGTTCTTCGGCTTCGCGCTGGCGCTGTTCGTTGGCTTCCTGCTCGGCGCGCAGCTTCTCGGCCGCCAGCGAGTTCTCGCGCAGCACCAGCAGCGCGCGGGCCATGTCGCCCAGCTCGTCGCCACGGTGGGTCAGCGGCACTTCGGTGTTCAGCTTGCCGTCCGCCAGTTCGCGGGTCGCGCCGGTCAGCGCGCCCAGCGGCTTGATGACGCCGCCGCGGGTCAGGAAGAAGCCAGCCGCCAGCGACAAGAGGGTGCTGATGCTCAGCACGACGATGATGACCTCGCGGGTGTTCTGGTCGCGTTTGGCAAGCGCGGCGCGCTCGTCGCCGAGTTCCTTCTCGCGCTTCACGATGAAGGCGTTCATGTCCTTGGTGAGGCTCGCCATTTCCGGCTGGAACTCTTCGTACATGATCGCCAGGGCGGTCTCGTTGTCGTTCTTCAGCGACGAAACGGAGACGGCTTCCAGGATATCGAAGGCCGTCACGTAGCGCTGACGGAAGTCCTTGAACGCCTTGATGGTCTCAGGCTGGTCGCTCAGCTTGAGCGCCAGATCGATGTCCTGAAGGAACTTGGATCGAACGCCCTGGAGCTGATCGGTCAGCTTCTGGACGTTGGTCGTGTTGGTGTCGGCAATCAGGTTGAAGGCGAGGCTCGACGTGTCCGCACGCTGCGAATCGGCCAGCGCGGCGTAGGTCAGCATCCGCGATTGGCGCTCCAGCATTCGGGAATAGGTGTCGGACACCTCACCCATGTTGGCGACGGAGAAAACGGTCACCGCCACGGCCACGATGCCGCTCAATGCCAGCGGGGCCAGCATCTTGTAGAGGATTTTTATCCGGTTCAGGTAATTCAGGAAGGACATCGTCTGCTCCAGACTCAGGCGAAACAATACGCCTTAGTCCTAGAGCCGTAATGGTGACTGATCGGTAAACCTCGATGGAATTGTTTTTAACCAGCATCAATTTGCTGGCGCTTCCCCCGCTTGCCCTTGGCGTAGGCCAAGTCGCTGCCGGCTCCGGTCAGCTGTCGTGAATGACTTCGAAGCAGGATGCCATGTCCAGGTGCTTGGCAAGGCTG from Pedomonas mirosovicensis includes these protein-coding regions:
- a CDS encoding methyl-accepting chemotaxis protein; the encoded protein is MSFLNYLNRIKILYKMLAPLALSGIVAVAVTVFSVANMGEVSDTYSRMLERQSRMLTYAALADSQRADTSSLAFNLIADTNTTNVQKLTDQLQGVRSKFLQDIDLALKLSDQPETIKAFKDFRQRYVTAFDILEAVSVSSLKNDNETALAIMYEEFQPEMASLTKDMNAFIVKREKELGDERAALAKRDQNTREVIIVVLSISTLLSLAAGFFLTRGGVIKPLGALTGATRELADGKLNTEVPLTHRGDELGDMARALLVLRENSLAAEKLRAEQEANEQRQREAEERHRAEEAARLEEERKREAAESAAKAAKASALEAAIAEFETTINAIIATFTEAADKVRVSSEDMTRVAHDNTRQAGTVASAAEQAAANVQMVAAAGEELASSVDEIRRQVMQAKNVADKAVIDAKDTDAKVQGLVEGARQIGQVVDLINQIAEQTNLLALNATIEAARAGDAGRGFAVVASEVKSLANQTTQATNDIAAQIALIQSATEESVAAIRSIAGTIGEINEISAGISVAVEQQSASTQEIARNVQQVAQGTQEVSRNIGGISAGVETTGHNAQEVLNAAGALSQQADELRAQVDRFLTRVRAA
- a CDS encoding peptide chain release factor 3; amino-acid sequence: MRAGAEAGEATRSPAGRPENASDRRTFAIIAHPDAGKTTLTEKLLLFGGAIRLAGQVKARGERRRARSDWMDIEKNRGISVTSSVMTFERGGITFNLLDTPGHEDFSEDTYRTLTAVDSAVMVIDAAKGIESQTRKLLEVCRIRNIPIITYINKIDRESKSPFELLDEIENTLALDVTPMNWPIGAGSTFHGVYDLRKNEFLASSHGRGGAYDKYVPLSGVHDAALDKAVPADVLAEFRETAELAQSAYPEPDREAYLNGDLTPVFFGSALKDFSVEQLLDAIGSLAPSPRTQPAEPRAVEASEPKVSGFVFKVQANMDPNHRDRVAFFRLCSGRFKRGMKLKQIGTGKTLAVNNPIFFFAQDRELVEEAMPGDIIGIPNHGTLRVGDTLTEGEELRFTGIPNFAPDILRRVRLGDPLRVKPMRQALQDLSEEGVIQVFRPSIGSNWIVGVVGALQLEVLASRALAEYKVEIGFEESPYEVARWVTSEDPQALKRFMEANRSDMAEDRDGHPVYMARSQWRLDRAAEENKDIRFTAFRERA
- the glpK gene encoding glycerol kinase GlpK, which produces MTDLLLAIDEGTTSTRAMVFDRKGWPVATATRALTQHYPRPGWVEHDPREIWEQTLAATRAAIAQVGGHQRISAIGLTNQRETIVFWDKATGEPMGPAIVWQDRRTASICAELEAEGHGEVVTAATGLPIDPYFSATKMGWALKHRPELKDLLAAGRLAAGTVDSYLIFRLTGGLFVTDATNAARTQLMDLATCQWREDLCDLFGVPRGILPEIVDSAGHLGDTQPELFGRAIPICGVAGDQQAAAIGQACVTPGTVKATYGTGGFVLAHVGDAPRLSQNRLLATVAWRIDGKASYALEGSIFVAGSAVKWLRDQVGLVIEADETERLARSVSSTEGVYLVPAFVGLGAPYWRPDARALLTGLTFGATRAHIVRACLEAMSYQTHDLMRAFRQDGVEPQVMRIDGGMAVNDWMAQDLADMLGLTVERPAVTETTALGAAILAGAGCGMLGSVAEAGALWQPDRRFEPGLEDDARMARLTGWRAAVAQALGEAFQPA
- the aspS gene encoding aspartate--tRNA ligase, giving the protein MHAYRTHTCGELREANVGETVRLSGWVHRKRDHGNLLFIDLRDHYGLTQVVVDVDSAAFKNAEHVRSESVIRVDGRVVARTAETINDNLPTGRIEVKAESVEVLSAASELPMPVFGDAEYPEDIRLRYRFLDLRRERLHKNIILRSNVISSLRRRMIEQGFQEFQTPILTASSPEGARDFLVPSRLHPGKFYALPQAPQMFKQLLMVAGFDRYFQIAPCFRDEDARADRSPGEFYQLDFEMSFVTQEDVFAAIEPVLHGVFEEFANGRSVSPYPFKRIPYKESMLKYGNDKPDLRNPIVIQDVTEIFRGSGFGIFARSIETGAVVRAIPAPDAGLRPRSFFDGTNDWARQEGYAGLGYINFKDGVAGGPIAKNIGEERVQQLVAQLGLGPNDGVFFACDKEAGAAKLAGLARTRVGHELGLIDENRFEFCWIVDFPMFEYDEQEKKVIFSHNPFSMPQGEMEALETKHPLEILAYQYDIVCNGVELSSGAIRNHKPEIMYKAFEIAGYTKADVDEKFGGMINAFKLGAPPHGGSAPGVDRIVMLLADEPNIREVIVFPMNQRAEDLMMNAPSEVSPKQLRELSIRVVLPE
- the rnd gene encoding ribonuclease D: MSEYVLITTTEDLSALCARLARQPFVALDTEFMRENSYYPDLCLIQVASTEEAAIIDPKAPRLSLEPLFTLLHNEEVLKVVHAGGQDLEIFHGLTGRVPAPLFDTQIAGMALGYGEQVGYQQLIEQTLGVHLNKGARFTDWSRRPLEQRQLDYAIGDVTYLAQAFPKLLDRLKATGRGEWLDEEMARLLDPSSYTIDPEQVWRRMKLPNRNAEVLGRLKALAAWREREAQTKNLPRNRLVKDETLTDLALHPPRDQGALARVRGLPSSWGGNEIGARLLAVLANAEPMPKDEIPTRERMTALGRQASLIADLLKLLLKIRCEESGIAPKLVCRADELEALAGGQREGLAILSGWRFEHFGKDALAMVEGRLAFSVRDGRLDLREIGPA